A portion of the Mycobacterium paraseoulense genome contains these proteins:
- a CDS encoding SDR family NAD(P)-dependent oxidoreductase encodes MAGRFAVVIGGGAGIGRAIALQLARDGAHVSVVGRTAARLAETASLASSPMATHVCDITDHRAVEHLAENIAQQNGGLDILICNSAIGVNAMLHETSVGDLDAIIATNIRGTYLCLQMGIRLMSASGGGAVVVVGSLGALRPAPRASAYGMSKAATHAMARHAAIEYADKGIRVNVVAPGATDTDLLSTADDDVRAQVAAAIPDGRIAAPEEIAEVAVFLASDACTHVTGQVWSVDGGSSIGAAGR; translated from the coding sequence CGCGGGGATCGGACGGGCGATCGCGCTGCAGCTGGCCCGCGATGGCGCTCACGTGTCGGTGGTGGGTCGCACAGCTGCCCGGCTGGCCGAGACCGCATCGTTGGCGAGCTCTCCCATGGCGACGCACGTCTGCGACATCACGGATCATCGAGCGGTCGAGCATCTTGCTGAGAACATCGCGCAGCAAAATGGTGGGCTGGACATCCTGATCTGCAACTCCGCCATCGGAGTGAATGCGATGCTGCACGAGACATCCGTCGGAGACCTCGACGCCATCATCGCCACCAATATCCGCGGCACATACCTGTGTCTGCAAATGGGAATTCGACTGATGTCAGCCTCAGGAGGAGGTGCCGTAGTCGTCGTCGGCAGCCTCGGCGCGCTTCGTCCGGCACCCCGAGCATCGGCGTACGGCATGAGTAAGGCGGCGACCCACGCCATGGCTCGCCACGCCGCGATCGAGTACGCAGACAAAGGAATTCGGGTGAATGTCGTCGCTCCGGGAGCCACTGACACGGACTTGCTGAGCACGGCCGACGACGACGTGCGGGCGCAGGTGGCCGCCGCGATTCCGGACGGCCGCATCGCAGCCCCGGAGGAGATAGCCGAGGTCGCCGTATTTCTTGCCAGCGACGCGTGCACGCACGTGACCGGTCAGGTGTGGAGTGTCGACGGCGGCTCGTCGATAGGTGCGGCGGGCCGCTGA
- a CDS encoding dihydrodipicolinate reductase — protein MVAEIARALSAGVNVITISLLGLLYPPAAPENLRKPLEEAAAQGGSTFLSTGLDPGFSSDVLPLALLTMSDEVEHVLVQEIGIYDHYDVEPVIRDIMGFGRPPTYEAPITAGGAFEAFWGPMVRQLADRLGVELDELVGTSDKAVHDEDLNTSVGLMEAGTVVALRVACEGRVAGRAVITAEHITRMAAEVAPEWPTFDGVGESNYRVTITGNPNMRCDLDLGRAGDVWGSVSGTAMRLVNLIGEMPNARSGLISALELPLVPSRHVVTAQRVSQ, from the coding sequence GTGGTCGCCGAGATCGCGCGGGCGCTGTCGGCCGGCGTCAACGTCATCACGATCTCGCTGTTGGGCCTGTTGTACCCGCCCGCTGCGCCCGAGAATTTGCGAAAGCCATTGGAGGAGGCTGCGGCTCAGGGTGGTTCGACATTCCTGTCGACGGGACTGGACCCCGGCTTCTCCAGCGACGTTCTGCCGCTTGCACTACTGACGATGTCGGATGAGGTCGAGCATGTGCTTGTGCAGGAGATCGGGATCTACGACCACTACGACGTCGAGCCGGTCATTCGGGACATCATGGGTTTCGGCCGCCCACCCACTTACGAAGCACCGATCACCGCCGGCGGTGCCTTCGAAGCCTTCTGGGGTCCGATGGTTCGTCAGCTGGCCGACCGCCTTGGCGTTGAACTGGACGAGCTGGTGGGGACGTCGGATAAGGCTGTACACGACGAGGATCTGAATACCTCGGTCGGCCTGATGGAGGCGGGCACCGTGGTCGCGCTGCGAGTCGCCTGTGAAGGCCGGGTGGCCGGACGCGCCGTGATCACCGCCGAGCACATCACGCGAATGGCTGCCGAAGTGGCGCCGGAATGGCCGACATTCGACGGTGTCGGTGAATCGAATTATCGCGTCACGATCACGGGCAACCCGAACATGCGGTGTGATCTCGACCTCGGGCGCGCCGGCGACGTGTGGGGATCGGTCAGCGGTACAGCGATGCGCCTGGTCAATCTAATCGGCGAGATGCCGAATGCGCGATCGGGGCTCATCTCCGCACTTGAGTTGCCGCTGGTTCCATCGCGCCACGTCGTCACGGCTCAACGGGTGAGCCAATGA
- a CDS encoding CaiB/BaiF CoA transferase family protein: MPNLLDGVRVVESAVLLNGDTVGMLLGDLGADVIKVESPPAGDYLRYFLGQIVPGVSVPHAQVNRNKRSVLLDLTEDADRDTFWRLIDTADIFVDGNRPGVCDKLGVGPDAMRARKPSLVYVQHTGFGATGPYASIPTHGMLMNALVGAHAVQRGEDGLLERGSFEDDGANLGGEATSVGGLHAALQAVAALLRARETGVGAYIDVAGSDATAMTAWLPIVLQRNAERITDRSGMAARSDGEMTGSRYQFYETADNRVVLFGCIEQRFWDKWAAAAGRDDLIGRQADTSNDSVDWGDEAERRLVAEVIATKTLDEWLRLAAEYGFALGAAHQSVDEVAADPHIAGRNVFVEGQHPVAGPISYVGSAAIVDGEPFTVRRHAPAPGEHTDEILAELDIAR, translated from the coding sequence GTGCCCAACCTGCTCGACGGCGTACGCGTGGTCGAATCGGCCGTGCTGCTCAATGGCGACACCGTGGGAATGCTGCTCGGTGACCTCGGCGCCGATGTCATCAAGGTCGAGTCACCCCCGGCCGGTGACTACCTGCGCTACTTTCTCGGCCAGATCGTCCCCGGCGTGAGCGTGCCGCACGCCCAGGTCAACAGAAACAAGCGCTCGGTGCTGCTCGACCTCACCGAGGACGCCGACCGGGACACATTCTGGCGACTGATCGACACCGCGGACATCTTCGTCGACGGCAACCGCCCCGGGGTCTGCGACAAGCTGGGGGTGGGTCCGGACGCGATGCGCGCCCGCAAACCGAGCCTTGTGTACGTGCAGCACACTGGTTTCGGCGCCACCGGCCCCTACGCCAGCATTCCGACCCACGGGATGCTGATGAACGCCCTCGTCGGTGCCCACGCCGTACAGCGCGGCGAGGACGGTCTGCTCGAGCGTGGTTCGTTCGAGGACGACGGAGCCAACCTCGGTGGTGAGGCGACCAGCGTGGGCGGCCTGCATGCCGCACTGCAGGCCGTGGCGGCGTTGCTTCGGGCCAGGGAAACCGGCGTAGGCGCCTACATCGATGTCGCGGGTTCGGATGCGACCGCCATGACGGCGTGGTTGCCGATAGTGTTGCAGCGCAACGCCGAGCGCATCACCGACCGCTCCGGTATGGCCGCCAGATCCGACGGTGAGATGACGGGTTCGCGCTACCAGTTCTACGAGACCGCGGATAACAGGGTTGTCCTGTTCGGTTGTATCGAGCAGCGCTTCTGGGACAAGTGGGCGGCGGCTGCAGGGCGCGACGACCTGATCGGCCGACAGGCCGACACGTCCAACGATTCGGTGGACTGGGGCGATGAGGCCGAGCGCCGTCTGGTTGCCGAGGTGATCGCCACGAAGACGTTGGACGAGTGGCTGAGACTGGCCGCCGAATACGGCTTCGCGCTCGGGGCGGCCCATCAGAGCGTCGACGAGGTCGCCGCCGATCCGCACATCGCCGGCCGCAACGTCTTCGTCGAGGGCCAACATCCGGTGGCGGGACCGATCTCGTACGTGGGATCGGCCGCAATCGTTGACGGCGAACCCTTTACGGTGCGTCGCCACGCACCGGCCCCGGGCGAACACACCGACGAGATCCTCGCGGAATTGGATATTGCCCGGTAA